CAAATCGCCGGGCAGGGGGGCTTCTAATTGCAACATCGTTCCCCGGCGGGGATGCTCAAACCGCAGCCGCCAGGCGTGTAAAAACTGGCGTTTCAGGCCCAGCGCATTCTTCTGGCGGCCGTATACCGGATCGCCCACCACGGGGCATTTGAGCCAGGCCAGGTGCACCCGAATCTGGTGGGTCCGCCCGGTTTCCAGACCCACTTCCAACAGGCTGTACCGGCCAAAATCCTCCCTAAGCCGGTAGTGAGTGCGAGCGGGTTTGCCGCCGGGCCGGGGAGCGAACTTTTGCCGGTGGCGAGGATCGCGGCCCAGCGGCACGTCAATCACGCCCGCCGGCGCTTCGGGCCGGCCAAATACCAGGGCCAGGTAGGTTTTTTCCACAGCCCGAGTTTTGAATTGCCGGCGTAGATGTTGTAACGCCTGAGGGGTGCGGGCCACAATCATCAAACCGGAGGTGTCCCGGTCAAGGCGGTGTACCAGGCCGGGCCGGACCCCGGCATCCGCCTCGCGCAACCCGGCCAGATCAGGGTAACGGGCCAGCAAGGCGTTAACCAGCGTGCCCGCGGCGTGGCCGTGGGCCGGATGCACCACCAGTCCGGCCGGTTTATTGAGCACTACTAAATCGTCATCTTCAAATACAATGTCAAGGGGCATTAATTCCGGTTGGAGGTCCTTTTCTGGCGCCGGGGGTAAGTGCAGGGTAATAACCTGGCCCGGCTGCACGCCGGCGCCGGGGCGAGTAATCTGGCAGGATTCGCGGTTGGGCGAGGTGGATAGGCAAACCTGTCCTTGCCGGATAAGTTTTTGAATTTGGGAGCGGGATAAATGGGGCATAGCCTCGGCCAAAAACCGGTCAAGCCGGGCGGCCGGGCGGTCAACCTGAATTTGGATAGCTTGCTCCGGGGGCATAGGAGGGCTAAAGTTGTTGTTGCTGGCGGCGGGCTTTATTCAGCGCGTACCTGGCTACAGTGGAGCCAAGACCTCCGCCTTGTTGAAAAGTGCGCTGGCGCTGCACCAGCCGGTGATCGTGCCGCAGTTTCACGGGCAATGACCAGCGGTCAATTGGCGCGGTTGAACGCAAACGAAAACCAAAAACCTTTTGGCGCGCCCGGCGGCCTAACTCGCCCGCTTTTTGGCTGTAAGTGTTAAGCCTGGCCAGGAGGGTCTTGCGTCCAAAAACATCATTCTGCCAATCACTCATGCCTGACCTCCCTCGGGGTTTAACCTCTCGGCCTGGTACTGTTCTTCATGCCAGAGATAATAGGCCAAAACACAAACCCCCATCACAATTGACATGTCGGCCACGTTAAAAATAGGCCAAAAGCCAATGTCAATAAAATCAATCACCGTGCCGTCGGCAAAGAGGAGACGATGCATCAGACTGCTCCCGGTTTCCTCAACCCGCACAAAACGGTCCAACAAATTGCCCATGGCGCCGCCCAAAATCAAACCCAGGCTAAGGCGCACGCCAATATATTCAGTGGGCAGGTGGTGGTAAAAAGCAATAATGGCAATGATGACTAAAATAGCCACAAATTTAAAAATATTGCCCAACTCGGCAAAAGAGCCAAAGGCCGCCCCGGTATTGGTGATGTGGGTGAATTGAAACAATTTGGCCATAGCCGGGAAAAAACTCCACGACTCTCCCTCGGCCAGATTTTGCAAAACCAGAAACTTGGTGGCCTGATCCAGCGCAAACACTACCGCGGCCAGGCCCAAAATGGTGGGAAACGCCGAGCGTCTCCCGGCTTTTAAGTCGTCCGCCTGTTGAATTTTACTCAAAAAAATACCTCGCCTGTGCGTAATACTTTTTAATTGTACCTCACCCCGCCTCAATCGGCAATAATCTTTCCTTCCTAAAAAATAATGGTAGAATAAGCCCCCAGGCCCAAACACCCGGCGCAGGAGATATTTTTTGAAAAACTTTTTCAAACGCCTTGTTGTTCACCCGCTAACGTGGAGCGTTAGCTTATTTTTGCTGCTGCCGGTGTTGGCCTTTCCCGAAATCATTTTTGATCACCAAACGCTTTATTGGACCGATTTAAGCTGGATCCATTATCCTCGCCACATTTTTGCCGCCGAGGAATGGCTGGCCAGGCGCGTGCCCTTGTGGGACCCTTACGAGGACACCGGCATTCCCCTGCTGGCCGAAACCCAGGTGGGGGTGTTGTATCCCCTTAGCGTTGTGTTCCTCAGCCCGCTTTCGCCCTCGCTGGAGTTGTCGGTGTTCATTCTGATCCATTTCAGCCTGGCCGCCCTGTTCGCCCTTATTCTGGCTCGCTCGTTGGGCCTGGGTTGGGCCGCTTCAACCGTGGCCGGGCTATGCTTTGGTTTTGGCGGCGTTTTGATGGCCCAAACGCCCAATCTTAATATTATGACCGGCGCGGCTTGGCTGCCGTTGATCCTGGCCGCGGCCATCCAAACCACGCGACAGCGCCGGTGGTTCATCGCTCTGCTGGCCGGCATGCCCCTGGCCTTGCAAATTTTGACCGCCCAGCCGCAAATTGTTTTTTATACCCTGGTCATTTTGGCCGGTTATGGGGCGTATCGGGTCATTGCCGATTTTTTGGCCGATGATCATCGTCGCCATAACTTTAGATACGCCCTGCATACCGGCCTCTTGTTTAGCGTAACCATTTTGGGCGGCCTGCTGCTGGCGGCCCCGCAATGGCTGCCCACGCTTGAGCTTCAACAACTTTCAGTCCGGGCGCAAGAGCGCGGGCTGGATTTTCTCACCAAAACCTCGCTTGTCCCGGCTATGTGGCTCAACCTGCTGCTGCCCGGCGCTTTTGGCAACAACGTGGCCGGCTTCAAAGGGGGCGATCCTTTTCAAGAAGTCTTTATTTACCTGGGCTTGATACCTCTCTTGTTGGCCCCCTTTAGCTGGTCTCAACGCCGGCAACGAGATGTCCCCTTTTTCTGGCTTTTGCTGCTCGGCGGGATTTTAATGGCCATGGGGCGGTTCACGCCGCTGTATGCGTTTGTGGTGCAATATCTACCGGCGTTTGACCTGTTTCGTATCCCAGCCCGCTGGCTGATGGCGGTCAATCTGGCTCTGGCTATTTTGGCCGGGCTTGGCCTGGAAAGGCTACGGCAAAAGGGGTTATCTCGACGCGCCTGGGCCGCAATGTTCATTATCTGTTTATTATTAATAGGGGGCGTAATTTTAATATGGCAATTCCAGGCCAACTTGCTGGCCTGGAACAACGAGCATTTGCAGCACAAACTCCTTTCCGCTTTTCTCAACAATGGATTTAACCTCAATCCCCTTTATGAAAACCGGCTCTGGCCGCGCCGGCTGATGGGGTTACACGTACCCGCCGTTTTGCTGGTCGCTAACCTCATTACATCCTTCGTCCTTTTTACGCTTTATGCTATGCGCCGAATACCGGCTCGCGTTTTTAGCGTTTTGCTGATCATTGCCATTTCGCTGGATTTGATTGCGGCCGGCGGCACTACCATCAACCCTACCAAACCCGCCGAATGGTGGCAGCAGTTATCGGGGGGGGCGCAATTTGTGCTGGACCATGTGGGCCAGGCCCGCGTTTTTCCCCTGGGCATGGGCAGCGAGCAGGCAACGGTGAGCCATTTGGGGCAATATTTCCCCTCGGTGTATCGCGCGCGCAGCGCCGGGGGGCACGGCTCATCCTTGCTGCTGGCCCGCTATGATACCTTTTTGCATAAAGCCCACCCGGTGCAGGCCATCCAGGTAACGGGCACCCGTTATCTGCTCAGCCTGGGCCAAATGGGGGCCGACGTGGCCGCCACCTATCCCCTGGTTTACAGCGACGAGGCTTCTTTTGTCTACGAAAACAAAAACCCGCTGCCCCGCGTTTTTATTGTCCATCAGGCCATCCAGGCCAACACTCCGGACGAGGCGTTGAGTTACTTTCAGAGTCGCACCATTGACCCTGCCCAAACGGTTATCCTGGAAGCAGACCGGCCGGTCCCTATGCTCTCTTCTCCCGCGTCCCCCCAGGAAAAAAGCGTTGCCGCCATCACCTACGAAAATCCGCAAGTGGTTGAAATATCCG
The sequence above is drawn from the Anaerolineae bacterium genome and encodes:
- a CDS encoding RluA family pseudouridine synthase — protein: MPPEQAIQIQVDRPAARLDRFLAEAMPHLSRSQIQKLIRQGQVCLSTSPNRESCQITRPGAGVQPGQVITLHLPPAPEKDLQPELMPLDIVFEDDDLVVLNKPAGLVVHPAHGHAAGTLVNALLARYPDLAGLREADAGVRPGLVHRLDRDTSGLMIVARTPQALQHLRRQFKTRAVEKTYLALVFGRPEAPAGVIDVPLGRDPRHRQKFAPRPGGKPARTHYRLREDFGRYSLLEVGLETGRTHQIRVHLAWLKCPVVGDPVYGRQKNALGLKRQFLHAWRLRFEHPRRGTMLQLEAPLPGDLQAALAGLR
- the lspA gene encoding signal peptidase II, translated to MSKIQQADDLKAGRRSAFPTILGLAAVVFALDQATKFLVLQNLAEGESWSFFPAMAKLFQFTHITNTGAAFGSFAELGNIFKFVAILVIIAIIAFYHHLPTEYIGVRLSLGLILGGAMGNLLDRFVRVEETGSSLMHRLLFADGTVIDFIDIGFWPIFNVADMSIVMGVCVLAYYLWHEEQYQAERLNPEGGQA
- a CDS encoding YfhO family protein — its product is MKNFFKRLVVHPLTWSVSLFLLLPVLAFPEIIFDHQTLYWTDLSWIHYPRHIFAAEEWLARRVPLWDPYEDTGIPLLAETQVGVLYPLSVVFLSPLSPSLELSVFILIHFSLAALFALILARSLGLGWAASTVAGLCFGFGGVLMAQTPNLNIMTGAAWLPLILAAAIQTTRQRRWFIALLAGMPLALQILTAQPQIVFYTLVILAGYGAYRVIADFLADDHRRHNFRYALHTGLLFSVTILGGLLLAAPQWLPTLELQQLSVRAQERGLDFLTKTSLVPAMWLNLLLPGAFGNNVAGFKGGDPFQEVFIYLGLIPLLLAPFSWSQRRQRDVPFFWLLLLGGILMAMGRFTPLYAFVVQYLPAFDLFRIPARWLMAVNLALAILAGLGLERLRQKGLSRRAWAAMFIICLLLIGGVILIWQFQANLLAWNNEHLQHKLLSAFLNNGFNLNPLYENRLWPRRLMGLHVPAVLLVANLITSFVLFTLYAMRRIPARVFSVLLIIAISLDLIAAGGTTINPTKPAEWWQQLSGGAQFVLDHVGQARVFPLGMGSEQATVSHLGQYFPSVYRARSAGGHGSSLLLARYDTFLHKAHPVQAIQVTGTRYLLSLGQMGADVAATYPLVYSDEASFVYENKNPLPRVFIVHQAIQANTPDEALSYFQSRTIDPAQTVILEADRPVPMLSSPASPQEKSVAAITYENPQVVEISARLSHDGYLVLLDTHYPGWIAAIDGQATPIYRANYIGRAVFAPAGEHVIRFAYQPGSFKLGLGLATLVVSTLAIMAIFSLTKKS